Proteins encoded within one genomic window of Hahella chejuensis KCTC 2396:
- a CDS encoding ATP-binding protein, producing the protein MSDLALQRPPVEQRYAEELEQLAAKDRKSVKPPGWNLSPLAVIDFILGDKRQNISPKFVGRRRFVERCVATLATNRGLMLIGPPGSAKSYLSELLAAAISGDSGLTIQGSAGTTEDQIKYTWNYALLLEKGPGPESLVPAPVYQGMQQGKLVRFEEITRCPLEIQDTLLSILSDRVLHIPELEQGASAVYARQGFNLIATANTLDKGVNEMSAALKRRLNFETVQPIASIEEEVALVARETDALLQHAGIPMTLPVDKAEVLVTVFHELRNAKVIGGGALEPLNSVMSTAESVSVAFAACVQGYYYNQGALTAEHLVSALGSTAAKDSSEDLKKIRHYLHHVAGKRKGAAWTEFANAKQALSDY; encoded by the coding sequence ATGAGCGATCTAGCCCTGCAGCGCCCGCCGGTGGAGCAACGCTACGCTGAAGAGTTAGAGCAACTGGCCGCCAAAGACCGCAAGAGCGTCAAACCGCCGGGCTGGAACCTCTCCCCCCTGGCGGTCATTGACTTTATTTTGGGCGACAAACGCCAGAATATCAGTCCCAAGTTTGTGGGGCGGCGGCGCTTTGTGGAGCGTTGCGTAGCCACCCTGGCGACCAATCGCGGCCTGATGTTGATCGGGCCGCCGGGCTCCGCGAAGAGTTATTTGAGCGAATTGCTCGCCGCGGCGATCTCCGGGGACTCCGGATTAACGATTCAGGGGTCGGCGGGCACGACGGAGGACCAGATCAAGTACACCTGGAACTACGCCTTGCTGCTGGAAAAAGGGCCGGGGCCTGAGTCCCTGGTTCCGGCGCCGGTGTATCAGGGTATGCAACAGGGCAAACTGGTGCGCTTTGAAGAAATCACCCGCTGCCCCCTGGAGATTCAGGATACCCTGCTCTCCATTCTGAGCGACCGGGTGCTGCATATTCCCGAGCTGGAACAGGGGGCGAGCGCCGTCTATGCGCGCCAGGGCTTCAATCTGATCGCGACAGCCAACACCCTGGACAAAGGCGTCAATGAAATGAGTGCGGCGTTGAAACGCCGCCTCAATTTTGAAACGGTGCAACCCATCGCCAGCATTGAGGAAGAAGTGGCGTTAGTGGCGCGAGAAACCGACGCCTTGCTGCAACACGCCGGCATACCGATGACTCTGCCGGTGGACAAAGCCGAGGTGCTGGTGACGGTGTTTCATGAATTACGCAACGCCAAAGTCATCGGCGGCGGCGCTCTGGAGCCGCTTAACTCCGTTATGAGTACGGCGGAATCCGTGTCTGTGGCTTTCGCCGCCTGCGTGCAAGGGTATTATTACAATCAGGGCGCCCTGACCGCAGAGCATCTCGTCTCTGCGCTGGGCTCCACCGCCGCCAAGGACTCCAGTGAAGACCTGAAAAAGATCAGACACTATCTGCATCATGTGGCGGGTAAGCGCAAAGGCGCCGCCTGGACCGAGTTCGCCAATGCGAAACAGGCGCTAAGTGACTACTGA
- a CDS encoding WGR and DUF4132 domain-containing protein, translating to MRRLTLKDGASDKFWEIDLQGNQYTVRYGRAGTDGQLKTKEFDSEAKAKSEHDKQIAAKLKKGYVEDSAATGSLPAQAVTEPPKAKTSSQKKTTSEASATTPTATETKPIAAYAEEPVSLGLLPVDWRWAPWRPREETEIPPPRPFNLEQLQKTFSGIRIDKSSYLGDFDWRTAETPLRMSKEEAAFWLVAMSNNRRTIAERKKHLKEWDFSKPVDYKQMLYNEAPSTPWLMIPAFNLLSEQEFLDLALTEKEARYHGADLQWERVRGLQYVLPLLSAPGIERLKDAARAHVSVANWPVSNFYQTTNYFVLAAVLGLSDLLTDVVESWDDKLYSGDAWHDHYHKPQEVIFGLQDPEQVSRHFRRLKLRLSNPDYIRAWLAHTGLQHLDYIEESLKQESNRDQAENQLSALIAVNAAEVAPVMLSLTKASKAPKMAKNWLDEHPQAAVTGLAHCIASHRSGALRQDALAALRLMKRKGYADLMQQTAAHQPTLAETIDEVLNYEDPADNPLTDAETPDWLQTGLTPKSKAKPVDWIDANDLPPIIMAGRAFNAQHVAALLLTLKTADSQQAPFFQQLKEQTDGGCLDAFAWALFEAWLSEGAPSKEKWAMMAMGYLGGDESVMKLTPLIRKWPGESQHQRAVSGLEVLRLIGSKTALMQLSGISQKVKFKGVKSKAQEYMEQIAAEKGLTKAELEDMVIPDCGLDEKGRRVFDYGPRQFHFVLGSDLKPKLKDDSGKLRDNPPKPSAKDDAELANDSLQEWKLVKKQIRDMAKIQAERLEQAMVVGRRWKAEDFDALIARHPLMTHLARLLLWGGYQNGQLAGTFRLTDEQDFADVNDDPLALDGFDEVGLVHPLHLTEEDKNAWGEMFSDYELLPPFQQLSRPVFALSEEELEQQSMSRFEKMKLPAPTLVFGLEKQGWARGEAMDAGGFDEHSKQFAAANVTAVVNYEGVVGMGYIEADETLETTEIVFVKGMRQPSGYGWDQKDKILPLKQVDPLVISEVIKDLNQLAAKAEQ from the coding sequence ATGCGTAGGTTGACATTAAAAGACGGCGCTTCGGATAAGTTCTGGGAAATAGACTTACAGGGAAATCAGTACACCGTCCGTTACGGTAGAGCCGGTACGGATGGGCAGTTAAAAACCAAAGAGTTTGACTCAGAGGCAAAAGCGAAGTCTGAGCACGATAAGCAGATCGCCGCCAAACTGAAAAAAGGGTATGTCGAAGACAGCGCCGCGACAGGCTCCCTTCCCGCTCAGGCCGTAACCGAGCCCCCCAAAGCCAAAACGTCTTCGCAAAAGAAAACGACTTCAGAAGCGTCCGCAACGACGCCGACCGCCACGGAAACCAAACCCATCGCCGCTTACGCTGAAGAGCCGGTCTCTCTGGGGCTGCTTCCGGTTGACTGGCGCTGGGCGCCCTGGCGGCCCCGGGAAGAGACGGAGATTCCCCCGCCGCGTCCTTTTAATCTTGAGCAGTTGCAGAAAACCTTCTCCGGCATACGAATCGATAAGTCCAGTTACTTGGGCGACTTTGATTGGCGAACGGCCGAGACGCCATTGCGTATGAGCAAAGAGGAAGCCGCGTTTTGGCTCGTCGCCATGTCAAACAACCGCAGGACCATTGCTGAGCGTAAAAAACACCTGAAGGAATGGGATTTCTCCAAGCCGGTGGACTATAAGCAGATGCTTTACAATGAAGCGCCCAGCACGCCCTGGTTAATGATCCCGGCGTTCAATCTGCTGTCCGAACAGGAATTTCTGGATCTGGCGCTTACGGAAAAAGAAGCCCGCTATCACGGCGCCGATCTTCAATGGGAGCGGGTGCGCGGTCTGCAATATGTGCTTCCTCTACTGTCGGCGCCGGGAATCGAGCGCCTGAAAGACGCCGCGCGGGCCCACGTCAGCGTGGCGAACTGGCCCGTATCCAATTTCTATCAGACCACCAACTACTTCGTCCTGGCCGCCGTACTGGGCCTGTCCGATCTGTTGACGGACGTGGTGGAGTCCTGGGACGACAAGCTATATAGCGGCGACGCCTGGCACGACCATTACCACAAACCCCAGGAAGTCATTTTCGGTCTACAGGACCCGGAACAGGTCAGCCGCCATTTCCGGCGCTTGAAGTTACGCCTGTCCAACCCTGACTATATTCGCGCCTGGCTGGCTCACACCGGGCTTCAGCATCTGGACTACATCGAGGAGTCGCTGAAACAGGAATCCAACCGGGATCAGGCGGAAAACCAGTTATCCGCGCTGATTGCCGTCAACGCAGCGGAAGTCGCTCCCGTCATGCTGTCCCTGACCAAGGCGTCAAAAGCGCCGAAGATGGCGAAAAACTGGCTGGACGAACATCCACAGGCGGCGGTGACCGGGCTGGCGCACTGCATCGCCAGTCATCGTTCGGGAGCGCTGCGTCAGGACGCCTTGGCCGCATTGCGACTGATGAAGCGCAAAGGGTACGCGGACCTGATGCAGCAGACGGCGGCGCATCAACCGACCCTCGCGGAGACAATAGACGAGGTGCTTAACTATGAGGACCCCGCTGACAACCCGCTTACCGACGCAGAGACGCCAGACTGGTTGCAGACGGGACTCACCCCGAAATCCAAGGCGAAGCCGGTGGATTGGATCGACGCCAACGACCTTCCGCCGATTATCATGGCAGGACGGGCTTTCAACGCACAGCACGTCGCGGCGCTGCTCCTGACCCTGAAAACGGCGGACAGCCAACAGGCGCCTTTTTTCCAGCAACTTAAAGAACAAACAGACGGCGGCTGTCTTGACGCGTTCGCCTGGGCCCTGTTTGAAGCCTGGCTATCGGAGGGCGCGCCCTCAAAAGAGAAATGGGCCATGATGGCGATGGGCTACCTCGGGGGCGACGAATCAGTCATGAAACTGACCCCGCTGATCCGTAAATGGCCTGGAGAATCCCAACACCAGCGAGCAGTGTCCGGCCTGGAAGTGTTGCGGTTGATCGGCTCTAAAACCGCCTTGATGCAACTCAGCGGCATTTCCCAGAAGGTGAAATTTAAAGGCGTTAAGTCCAAAGCCCAGGAATACATGGAGCAAATCGCCGCCGAAAAAGGACTGACCAAGGCGGAACTCGAAGACATGGTGATCCCGGACTGCGGGCTGGATGAAAAAGGCCGCAGGGTGTTTGACTATGGCCCCCGTCAGTTTCACTTCGTATTGGGCTCCGATTTGAAGCCGAAACTCAAGGACGACAGCGGCAAGCTTCGCGACAACCCGCCCAAGCCATCCGCCAAGGATGACGCAGAGCTGGCCAACGACTCCCTGCAGGAGTGGAAGCTGGTGAAGAAGCAGATTCGCGATATGGCCAAGATTCAGGCGGAGCGGCTGGAACAGGCCATGGTGGTGGGCCGTCGCTGGAAGGCGGAGGACTTCGATGCTCTGATCGCCCGTCATCCCTTGATGACGCACCTGGCGAGATTGTTGCTCTGGGGCGGTTACCAGAACGGTCAGCTGGCGGGGACGTTTCGTTTAACCGACGAACAGGATTTTGCTGACGTCAACGATGATCCCTTGGCGCTGGACGGATTTGACGAAGTCGGACTTGTTCATCCCCTGCATCTGACGGAGGAAGACAAAAACGCCTGGGGCGAGATGTTCAGCGATTATGAACTGCTGCCTCCCTTTCAACAGCTCAGCCGGCCGGTGTTCGCCCTGAGTGAGGAAGAGCTGGAGCAACAATCCATGTCCCGTTTCGAAAAGATGAAGCTGCCGGCCCCTACGCTGGTCTTCGGTCTGGAAAAACAAGGCTGGGCCCGGGGCGAGGCCATGGACGCAGGTGGGTTCGACGAGCACTCCAAGCAGTTCGCCGCCGCCAATGTGACCGCCGTGGTCAACTATGAAGGCGTCGTCGGCATGGGGTATATCGAAGCGGATGAAACACTGGAAACCACCGAGATTGTTTTCGTGAAAGGCATGCGCCAGCCCTCCGGTTATGGCTGGGATCAAAAAGATAAAATACTGCCTTTGAAGCAAGTGGACCCATTGGTGATCAGTGAAGTGATCAAGGACCTGAATCAACTTGCAGCGAAGGCCGAACAATGA
- a CDS encoding type III secretion system chaperone, translated as MNGREKLSLVLTELGGFIGLPDFHRKEDRPPQLVFDDNIIVNFELCPNEAFLIIYSSLGEVIGASSHSLEALNARYRLLLAANLFWRNTGGATVGVSDDGLVIMSYQHPVEELDVRALESLLVTFVDCAESLKRSLKDSAEQTEELPDPRQTSPIHSTDHLVKV; from the coding sequence ATGAACGGTAGAGAAAAGTTATCTCTGGTGCTGACGGAGCTCGGCGGCTTCATTGGACTGCCTGACTTTCATCGCAAGGAGGACCGGCCCCCCCAGCTTGTGTTTGACGACAACATTATTGTCAATTTCGAGCTTTGTCCCAATGAGGCTTTTTTAATTATCTACAGCAGTCTCGGTGAGGTTATCGGCGCTTCCAGCCACTCACTGGAAGCCCTTAACGCCAGATACAGGCTGCTATTAGCGGCCAATCTGTTCTGGCGAAACACAGGCGGCGCCACAGTGGGGGTGAGCGACGACGGCCTCGTCATCATGAGTTATCAGCATCCCGTCGAGGAGTTGGATGTGCGCGCGCTGGAATCGCTACTGGTCACTTTTGTGGACTGCGCCGAGTCATTGAAGCGCTCTCTAAAGGACTCAGCTGAACAGACTGAGGAACTGCCTGATCCTCGCCAGACATCCCCCATCCACTCCACTGACCACTTAGTTAAAGTTTAA
- a CDS encoding GFA family protein, translated as MQQFTGGCLCGAVRLTATGRPYRVGVCHCLDCRKHHGALFHASAIFPQDAVTIEGEVGDYAGRCFCPRCGSSVFSRTGDEIEVNLGALDAPDQLTPTYELWICRRESWLPPFPLSKRYERDRDDASRSEE; from the coding sequence ATGCAACAATTCACCGGCGGTTGCCTCTGCGGCGCCGTGCGTTTGACGGCGACGGGGCGTCCTTATCGGGTGGGTGTGTGTCATTGTCTGGATTGTCGTAAGCATCATGGCGCGCTGTTTCATGCGTCTGCGATTTTTCCTCAGGATGCGGTGACGATTGAAGGGGAGGTGGGCGACTACGCCGGGCGCTGTTTCTGTCCTCGTTGCGGTTCGTCCGTTTTTTCACGCACCGGCGACGAAATCGAAGTGAACCTTGGCGCTTTGGACGCTCCGGATCAACTCACGCCCACCTACGAACTCTGGATATGCCGCCGCGAGTCCTGGTTGCCGCCGTTTCCCCTCTCCAAACGCTATGAGCGCGATCGAGACGACGCCAGTCGCTCTGAAGAATAA
- a CDS encoding alpha/beta hydrolase: MRFLISFVAFLSLASCQKLKESPEFTASSHLPQYGYQSNFEDYVAETKAWLLENRAFKTEDRLSELEANLPFEMAPRRPNNKSVLLVHGLGDSPFSFIDIASHLVTQGYFVRAILLPGHGSKVADLNLATLEGWKATLQHHIALLKARSDEVWLGGFSTGANLVTSAAYDDEKIAGLILFSPAFEARSRLLVFSKYVKYFITWADQDEESNYLRYNSLPMHAAAMFYETVLDVREKMNDSGFARPVFILASANDSIIDTQYLRDRFGRTFTHPGSRLIWQGDDIADRDPRILTYNMHLPELRIANGSHMGVLFAPENPEYGVNGKLRICDNGQSQGNQILCESGAETWRTAYGGDGSDNATSRLTFNPYFAEHMEVLDRVMASDSDGARVVESD; this comes from the coding sequence ATGCGCTTTCTCATTTCGTTCGTGGCGTTTCTGTCTTTGGCCTCTTGCCAGAAGTTAAAAGAAAGCCCGGAGTTCACGGCATCCAGCCATCTGCCGCAGTATGGCTACCAGTCAAACTTTGAAGATTACGTCGCCGAGACCAAAGCCTGGCTGCTTGAGAACAGAGCCTTCAAAACAGAAGACCGGCTTAGCGAACTGGAAGCCAATCTTCCATTCGAAATGGCGCCCAGGCGCCCGAATAACAAAAGCGTCCTGTTGGTGCATGGGCTAGGTGACTCGCCATTCTCTTTCATCGATATCGCCAGTCACCTCGTCACCCAGGGCTATTTTGTGAGAGCCATACTGCTGCCGGGCCATGGCAGCAAGGTCGCCGACCTCAACCTGGCGACATTGGAGGGTTGGAAGGCGACGCTTCAGCATCACATTGCGCTGTTGAAGGCCCGATCGGATGAGGTCTGGCTGGGTGGTTTCTCCACGGGGGCGAACCTGGTGACCTCGGCCGCATACGATGACGAAAAGATCGCCGGCTTGATCCTGTTTTCGCCGGCGTTTGAAGCGCGTTCGCGACTATTGGTTTTCTCAAAGTACGTCAAGTATTTCATTACTTGGGCGGACCAGGATGAAGAGTCCAACTACTTAAGGTACAACTCGCTGCCCATGCATGCGGCGGCGATGTTTTATGAAACAGTTTTGGATGTGCGGGAGAAAATGAACGACTCCGGGTTTGCCAGACCGGTGTTCATTCTCGCCAGCGCAAACGACAGCATCATCGACACCCAATATCTGCGGGATCGCTTCGGCCGGACCTTTACCCATCCCGGCAGCCGGCTGATCTGGCAAGGCGATGATATCGCCGACCGCGACCCTCGCATCCTGACGTATAACATGCACCTGCCTGAACTCAGAATCGCCAACGGGTCTCACATGGGCGTTCTGTTTGCGCCGGAAAACCCGGAGTACGGCGTCAATGGCAAGCTGAGAATCTGCGACAACGGCCAGTCGCAGGGAAATCAAATCCTCTGCGAAAGCGGCGCGGAAACCTGGCGTACTGCCTACGGCGGCGATGGGTCTGATAACGCAACGTCCCGACTCACCTTCAACCCATACTTTGCTGAGCATATGGAAGTGCTGGACAGGGTCATGGCGTCGGACTCTGATGGCGCCAGAGTTGTCGAGTCAGACTAG
- a CDS encoding LysR substrate-binding domain-containing protein, whose amino-acid sequence MDKLQTMQVFIEVAKQQSFSLASEVLGLSAPAASRAVAALEERLGVKLFNRTTRLVRLTESGARFLQDAKRILEDLEEAEAAAAGTYAKPTGTLVVTAPVLFGETYIMPIVTDYLAKHPGVSVKIILLDRVANLLEEDFDVAIRIGRLKDSSLYATTVGHVKKIICGSPEYFKRYGYPEKPEDLINHSVIFPAPFEYTNGWHFQINGNKELVRLTPRLRCNHNGAARKAALLGHGLTTLMSYQAAEDLKANRLQRVLTEFEEEPLPVNIIHLEGRRANAKTRCFIDLAAKKLRENPFLFLQ is encoded by the coding sequence GTGGATAAACTGCAAACCATGCAGGTATTTATTGAAGTGGCGAAACAACAGAGTTTCAGCCTCGCCAGTGAGGTCCTGGGGCTTTCCGCGCCGGCTGCCAGTCGCGCTGTCGCCGCATTGGAAGAAAGGCTGGGGGTGAAGTTATTTAACCGCACCACCCGATTGGTGAGGTTAACCGAGTCCGGCGCCCGCTTTTTACAGGATGCAAAACGCATACTGGAGGATCTGGAAGAGGCGGAAGCCGCCGCGGCGGGGACTTACGCCAAGCCCACCGGAACTCTGGTTGTTACAGCGCCTGTGTTATTTGGCGAAACATACATCATGCCGATTGTCACTGACTATCTGGCGAAACACCCTGGCGTATCAGTAAAGATCATTCTGCTGGACCGGGTCGCCAATCTTTTAGAAGAAGACTTTGACGTGGCGATACGTATCGGCCGCCTCAAGGATTCCAGCCTGTACGCCACTACCGTCGGCCATGTTAAAAAGATCATTTGCGGCTCGCCGGAGTATTTCAAACGCTATGGCTACCCGGAAAAACCGGAAGACCTGATTAATCACAGCGTCATTTTTCCCGCGCCGTTTGAATATACCAATGGCTGGCATTTTCAGATCAATGGAAACAAAGAACTGGTTCGATTAACCCCGCGCTTACGCTGCAATCATAACGGCGCCGCGCGGAAGGCTGCGTTACTGGGTCACGGATTAACGACGCTGATGTCCTATCAGGCGGCCGAGGATTTGAAAGCGAACAGGCTGCAACGGGTATTAACCGAGTTTGAAGAGGAGCCGCTGCCGGTCAATATCATTCACCTGGAAGGCCGCCGCGCCAACGCCAAGACCCGCTGTTTTATTGATCTGGCCGCAAAAAAGCTCAGAGAGAATCCGTTTCTTTTTTTGCAGTGA
- a CDS encoding glutathione S-transferase family protein, with translation MNAEFPNIQAPIKLYRNPMSGHCHRVELMLSFLGLPYETIDLDMANGAHKAPDYLKINPFGQVPAIDDNGVVMADSNAIITYLAQKYSHGDEWSPRKPEQAAEVQRWLSVAAGEIAQGPCAVRLVKLFGMKLDYDRAKSITESLFGVLEPLLTSREYLAGDRITLADVAGYSYISHAPEGGVSLQPYPAIRAWLERVEAHPGFIGMKRSPLPPM, from the coding sequence ATGAACGCTGAATTTCCCAATATACAAGCGCCGATCAAACTCTATCGCAACCCGATGTCCGGGCATTGCCACCGCGTTGAGCTCATGCTTTCTTTCCTGGGGTTGCCATACGAAACGATAGATCTGGATATGGCGAACGGCGCGCACAAAGCGCCTGACTACCTGAAAATCAACCCGTTTGGGCAGGTTCCCGCCATTGACGATAACGGCGTCGTAATGGCGGATTCCAACGCCATCATTACTTACCTGGCGCAGAAATATAGCCATGGCGACGAGTGGTCGCCCAGAAAACCGGAGCAGGCGGCGGAAGTGCAGCGTTGGCTCTCTGTCGCCGCTGGAGAAATTGCACAGGGTCCCTGCGCGGTGCGCCTGGTTAAGCTTTTTGGCATGAAGCTGGATTATGACAGAGCCAAAAGCATTACTGAGTCACTGTTTGGCGTCTTGGAGCCTCTGCTGACGAGCCGTGAATATCTCGCTGGCGATCGCATCACCCTGGCGGATGTGGCGGGCTATAGCTACATCTCCCATGCGCCAGAGGGGGGCGTCAGTTTGCAGCCGTATCCCGCCATTCGCGCCTGGCTGGAGCGAGTTGAAGCACATCCGGGCTTTATCGGCATGAAGCGCTCTCCCTTACCGCCAATGTAA
- a CDS encoding pyridoxamine 5'-phosphate oxidase family protein, translating into MTQQENSPFHAAEIAVQERLGVVDQVAQYSRGIRKAMPMQHREFFGGLPFIVLGLVDTQGYPWCMPLFGEEGFISSPADTRLELRALPALTHLLGLNFAPGQKVGALGIQLSTRRRNRVNGVIGEVTATGFSIDVELSFGNCPKYIQTRDLQWAKGEPAAMDVDNAAIVAGIAENAKPLIAQSDTFFIASRTKVIDRDPRHGVDASHRGGKSGFVKVEGDTLFFPDFSGNRFFNTLGNIESDGRVGLFFPDFSTGSALLAVGRAEVLWDHPSVNEFEGAQRIIAVKVDQSTYLEKFMPMTGELQEISPALDGTGLWKDHKVAQR; encoded by the coding sequence ATGACTCAGCAAGAAAACTCTCCGTTTCACGCGGCGGAAATCGCGGTGCAAGAACGGCTTGGCGTTGTGGATCAGGTGGCGCAGTACAGCAGGGGGATTCGCAAGGCGATGCCGATGCAGCATCGGGAGTTTTTTGGCGGGCTGCCTTTTATTGTCCTGGGGCTCGTGGATACGCAGGGTTATCCCTGGTGCATGCCGCTGTTTGGCGAAGAAGGCTTTATTTCTTCTCCTGCCGACACCCGTTTGGAGTTGCGGGCTCTGCCGGCGCTCACACATCTACTGGGCCTTAATTTCGCTCCAGGCCAAAAGGTGGGCGCGCTGGGCATTCAGCTAAGTACGCGACGACGCAATCGTGTGAACGGGGTGATTGGGGAAGTGACCGCGACAGGCTTCAGCATTGATGTGGAGCTTAGCTTCGGCAATTGCCCCAAGTACATACAAACCCGGGACCTGCAGTGGGCCAAGGGAGAGCCCGCCGCCATGGACGTTGATAACGCAGCGATCGTCGCCGGCATAGCTGAGAACGCAAAGCCGTTGATAGCGCAGTCAGATACCTTTTTTATCGCTTCCCGCACCAAGGTGATAGACAGAGATCCTCGTCATGGCGTTGACGCTTCCCATCGTGGCGGCAAGTCGGGCTTCGTGAAAGTGGAGGGCGATACCCTGTTCTTTCCTGACTTCAGCGGCAACCGTTTTTTCAATACCCTGGGCAACATTGAATCCGACGGGCGAGTAGGGTTGTTCTTCCCGGATTTCTCGACAGGGAGCGCCCTGTTGGCGGTGGGACGCGCCGAAGTGCTATGGGATCATCCCTCGGTGAATGAGTTCGAAGGCGCGCAGCGCATCATTGCCGTCAAAGTGGACCAATCCACCTATCTCGAAAAGTTCATGCCGATGACGGGGGAACTGCAAGAGATTTCCCCGGCTCTCGACGGGACTGGCCTATGGAAGGATCATAAGGTAGCGCAGAGGTAG
- a CDS encoding histone-like nucleoid-structuring protein, MvaT/MvaU family, producing the protein MRKLNAYQNALAELEALQNKIASLEQSDELKKGLEFKKKLEALMSKYKMSSEDLLSMFGANAAPAKSSGKRRAPRPVKVYKNPKTGETVETRGGNHKTLNTWKQKYGKEKVESWLVS; encoded by the coding sequence ATGAGAAAATTAAATGCCTATCAAAATGCCTTGGCTGAGCTTGAAGCGCTGCAGAATAAAATCGCGTCTTTGGAGCAAAGCGATGAGCTCAAAAAGGGTCTCGAATTCAAAAAGAAACTTGAAGCGTTGATGTCCAAATATAAGATGTCTTCCGAAGATCTATTAAGTATGTTCGGCGCAAACGCCGCTCCAGCCAAATCCTCTGGAAAACGTCGAGCCCCACGTCCCGTCAAGGTCTATAAGAACCCCAAAACTGGTGAAACAGTGGAGACGCGCGGCGGCAACCACAAGACGCTGAACACGTGGAAACAGAAATACGGGAAGGAAAAAGTCGAGAGCTGGTTGGTTTCGTAA
- a CDS encoding DUF6882 domain-containing protein, with product MDENIIVREQELTMQQFDDLLHQHLLPQLYRHKALRLAYGEDAPEGYDLHQGVAWYNNQEMPIQLLGTYSTNDQSFCWAWASPNPMPAPLIQSSLQLKEWFSVNGMKHLVDAGGIPKVDPLRLCAVSAGILNESYVIEILRFTNTIHGCILVSHPEPLPRLTPHPLCRMMQYALQQHLHRHLEPTLSFLQQIGFEVIQNGRHWNANRDDGTITITLDEQDYVSQITPLTQDATGNLQ from the coding sequence GTGGATGAAAATATCATCGTAAGGGAGCAAGAATTGACAATGCAACAATTCGACGATCTGCTTCATCAACATCTTTTACCACAACTTTATCGCCACAAAGCCCTGCGACTAGCTTATGGAGAGGATGCGCCGGAGGGATACGACTTACACCAAGGTGTCGCGTGGTATAACAATCAGGAAATGCCGATTCAGCTTCTGGGTACTTACTCCACTAACGACCAATCATTTTGTTGGGCGTGGGCCAGTCCCAACCCAATGCCGGCTCCGTTGATTCAATCGAGCCTCCAATTGAAGGAATGGTTCTCTGTAAATGGAATGAAGCATCTGGTTGACGCAGGAGGTATACCAAAGGTGGACCCATTGCGTCTCTGCGCTGTCTCCGCGGGCATTCTAAACGAGAGCTATGTGATAGAGATTCTACGTTTCACCAACACCATCCATGGCTGCATTCTGGTCTCGCACCCAGAGCCGCTCCCACGGCTCACGCCACATCCGCTGTGTAGAATGATGCAGTATGCGCTGCAGCAGCATTTGCACCGCCATCTGGAGCCAACATTATCGTTCCTTCAGCAAATAGGGTTCGAGGTAATACAGAACGGTCGCCATTGGAATGCAAACAGGGATGATGGAACGATCACGATCACTTTGGATGAGCAAGACTATGTGTCGCAAATCACTCCACTTACCCAGGATGCGACAGGTAATTTGCAATAA